The region GATCCGATCACAAGGCGCGAGTTCTGGACGCATATCAACGGACTTGTGGAAAAAGGCGTCACCGTGCTCGTCACCACCCATTTCATGGACGAGGCGGAATATTGCGACCGCATCTCGCTGATCTATCGCGGCCGCTCGATCGCGCTTGGCTCGCCCGATGAGTTAAAGGCAAGAGTGGCGACGAAAGAGCAGCCGGATCCGACGATGGAGGACGCCTTCATCGCCCTGGTGCAGCAATCGGAAGCGGAGGACGCCGCATGAGCGCCTCTTCCGGCCGGCTTCGGCGTCTTTTTGCCCTTGTGCGCAAGGAGAGCTTCCAGGCGATCCGCGATCCGAGCAGCATTCTGATTGCTTTCGTGCTGCCGCTGATCCTGCTCTTTCTCTTCGGCTACGGCGTTTCGCTCGATACCACCCGCACCCGCATCGGCCTCGTGACCGAGGAACTGACGCCGCTGACCCAGGACCTGTCGGCCAGCTTCCAGGCCTCACGCTATTTCGATGTCGCAATGGGCCGCGACCGGCGCCTGTTCGAGGAAGAACTCGTGCTCGGCAAGGTGCGCGGCATCGTCGTCATCCCGGCCGATTTCACCACGCGCTACACGGCAGACAACCGTCCCGCCATTCAGGTGATCGTCGACGGCTCCGACCCGAACACCGCCAATTTCGTCCAGAACTACGCCCAGGGCGCCATCGCCAACTGGGAGCAGCAGCGCCAGGCCGACGTGGCCTCCCGCACTCCCGCCATCGCGGTCGAGCAGCGCTTCTGGTTCAATCCGGAACTCACCAGCCGCAATTTTCTCGTGCCCGGCTCGATCGCCATCGTCATGACGCTGGTCGGCACGCTTCTGACCTCGCTTGTCGTCGCCCGCGAATGGGAGCGCGGTACTATGGAGGCGATGATGGCGACGCCGGTGACGGCGGTCGAACTGCTCACCGGCAAGATCCTGCCCTATTTCCTGCTCGGCCTCACTTCGATGACGCTCTGCGTGCTGCTTGCGGTCTTTCTTTTCGGCGTGCCGTTCCGTGGCTCGGTCGCCGCCCTTTACGCCCTGTCGGCCGCCTTCCTGGTCCCGGCGCTCGGCCAGGGCCTGTTGATCTCGACGGCAACGAAGAACCAGTTCCTCGCCTCGCAGCTGGCGCTGATATCAGCCTTCCTGCCAGCCTTCCTGCTGTCGGGCTTCCTCTTCGAGATCAATTCCATGCCTGCCGTCATCCAATGGATCACCTTTATCGTGCCGGCGCGTTACCTGATCCCCAGCCTGCAGACGGTCTTCCTCGCCGGCGACATCTGGCCGATGTTCGCAAAGGCAATCTCCGTCATGCTGACGATCGGCGCCGTCATGTTCGTGCTTGCAGCGCGCAGCACGCGAAAGAGGATCGGCTGAGATGTGGATCAGGCTTTACGCCCTTATCGTCAAGGAACTGCTCGCCGTGCTGCGCGACCCCAAGGGCCGCGCCATCCTGATCGGCCCGCCGATCGTCCAGCTTCTCGTCTTCTCCTATGCTGCGACGCTGGAAGTCCGCAATGTCGACGTCATGATCCTCAACCGCGACAGCGGTCACTGGGGCCAGGAGCTGATCGAGCGTATCGACGGTTCGCCGACCTTCCGCCGGATCGAGATGGCGGGAAGCCAGACGGATATCAGGATGGCGATCGATAACCAGACGGCCATCGCGGCGATCGAGATCGGCCCGGATTTCTCGCGCAATATCGAGGCGGGAACGCCTGTTGATCTGCAGGTGGTGCTCGACGGCCGCCGCTCCAACGCCTCGCAGATCGTTGCCGGCTATCTCTCGCAGATCGGCGGCGCCCTTGCCGCCGAAACACCGGCCGGCAGACGCGCCGGCGCCGGCATCGTCTCATCGGTGCCGCGCAACTGGTTCAACCCGAACCTCACCTACCAATGGTTCATGGTGCCGAACCTGATCGCCAGCATCGCGCTTTTGATCGGCCTGATCGTCACGGCTCTGTCGATCGCCCGCGAACGCGAGCTCGGCACCTTCCACCAACTGATGGTCTCGCCGCTGCGTCTGCACGAAATCCTGATCGGCAAGCTGATCCCGCCGATGATGATCGGCCTCTTCCACATCACCGTCTATATCCTGGCCGCCGTCTTCCTGTTCGAGGTGCCGCTGCGCGGCTCGCTGTTCCTGCTCTACGGCAGCGCGATCTTCTATCTCGGCTCGGTCGCCGGGCTCGGTCTCTTCATCTCGGCGCTGTCGATGACGCAGCAGCAGGCGATCCTCGGCGCCTTCCTGTTCATGGTCCCGGCCATGCTGCTCTCGGGTTTTGCGACGCCGATCGAGAACATGCCGGCATGGCTGCAGCCGGTGACCCTGATCAACCCGCTGCGCTATTTCCTGGTGATCGTCAAAGGCGTTTTCCTCAAGGATATCCCCTTGAGTGAGGTGGTGAACCAGACGATCCCGCTGGCGCTGATCGCCGCCGCCACGCTGAGCGCCGCTGCCTGGCTCTTCCGCCGGCGGCTGGAATAATCCCATCGCGGCGGATGATCTGGGCCGCCTCACAGAATGTGAACCGGCCTTCCAAAGCGTGACTCTCTCCTGCCGGAACCTCGGATTGGCGTGGTCGTTACCCAAACGCAACCCCAGCAAAGGAGAAGCAAAATGTACAAGATTCTACTTGTCTCCAGCGCGCTTGCGCTGTCGTCACTTGCAACCAATGCCCTGGCTGATGGCGCCGTGACCGGTGCAGCCGGCGGCGCCATCACCGGCGCAATCGTCGGTGGCCCCGTGGGCGCTGCCATTGGCGGCGTGGCCGGCGGTGTCGCCGGTGCCGTTGTCGATCCGCCGCCGCGCGAGGTCGTCACCTACGTCCAGCAGCAGCCGGCCCCGACCGCCTCGGTGGTCGTCCAGGAACCGATCGTCGTCGGCAAGCCGCTTCCGGCCGATATCGTCGTCACACCGGTGCCCGACAATCCGAAATACGCGTATACGGTCATCAACAACCAACATGTGATCGTCGAACCCCGCACCCACCGCGTGGTGCAGGTCATCGAATAAGTCAAAGAACATTCAGATCGCCGGTGCCGCCTGCTGCGGCTCGGCAACCTCCAGCCCCGCTTCGGCGGGGTCTTTTTCGGGTGTTTGCGAAAACGCAATTGTGCTCGACGCCCGGGTTCATGCCCTGTAAGCGACGAGCACGGCACCTCCCGCAATCATGACGACGCCGAGCCAGTTCGGAAGCGTCAGACGCTCGCCGAGGAACAGCACCGCAAAGGCGGCCACGAAGACGACGGATAGCTTGTCGATCGGGGCGACGCGGGCAGCATCCCCAAGCTTCAGAGCACGGAAATAGCAAATCCACGAGGCGCCGGTGGCAAGGCCGGAGAGCACCAGGAAGAGCCAGCTCCTGCTCGACACCGAAGACGGCGCCTGCCAGCTGCCCGATATGGAGACCATCATCGCCGCCGCCAGCAGGATGACGATGGTGCGAATGAAGGTCGCGAAGTCGGAATTGACGTTCTCGACGCCGACTTTGGCGAAAATCGCCGTGAGCGCTGCAAAGCCGGCGGAAAGAAGCGCCCAAAGCGGCCAGCTTGTCAGAAGGCTTTTCATGCGGCGTTGCACCTCTATGCTAAAGCAGATCAGACCTTCAGCTCGCGCCGCTCGCGCTCGGTCACCATGGCGAGGTCGAGCACCTTCTGCAGGTTGGCGGCGTGGCGGAAGTTGGGGTCGGGCTGGATGCCGCTTG is a window of Rhizobium sp. N324 DNA encoding:
- a CDS encoding ABC transporter permease — translated: MSASSGRLRRLFALVRKESFQAIRDPSSILIAFVLPLILLFLFGYGVSLDTTRTRIGLVTEELTPLTQDLSASFQASRYFDVAMGRDRRLFEEELVLGKVRGIVVIPADFTTRYTADNRPAIQVIVDGSDPNTANFVQNYAQGAIANWEQQRQADVASRTPAIAVEQRFWFNPELTSRNFLVPGSIAIVMTLVGTLLTSLVVAREWERGTMEAMMATPVTAVELLTGKILPYFLLGLTSMTLCVLLAVFLFGVPFRGSVAALYALSAAFLVPALGQGLLISTATKNQFLASQLALISAFLPAFLLSGFLFEINSMPAVIQWITFIVPARYLIPSLQTVFLAGDIWPMFAKAISVMLTIGAVMFVLAARSTRKRIG
- a CDS encoding ABC transporter permease; this encodes MWIRLYALIVKELLAVLRDPKGRAILIGPPIVQLLVFSYAATLEVRNVDVMILNRDSGHWGQELIERIDGSPTFRRIEMAGSQTDIRMAIDNQTAIAAIEIGPDFSRNIEAGTPVDLQVVLDGRRSNASQIVAGYLSQIGGALAAETPAGRRAGAGIVSSVPRNWFNPNLTYQWFMVPNLIASIALLIGLIVTALSIARERELGTFHQLMVSPLRLHEILIGKLIPPMMIGLFHITVYILAAVFLFEVPLRGSLFLLYGSAIFYLGSVAGLGLFISALSMTQQQAILGAFLFMVPAMLLSGFATPIENMPAWLQPVTLINPLRYFLVIVKGVFLKDIPLSEVVNQTIPLALIAAATLSAAAWLFRRRLE
- a CDS encoding DUF1236 domain-containing protein, which encodes MYKILLVSSALALSSLATNALADGAVTGAAGGAITGAIVGGPVGAAIGGVAGGVAGAVVDPPPREVVTYVQQQPAPTASVVVQEPIVVGKPLPADIVVTPVPDNPKYAYTVINNQHVIVEPRTHRVVQVIE
- a CDS encoding EamA family transporter, yielding MKSLLTSWPLWALLSAGFAALTAIFAKVGVENVNSDFATFIRTIVILLAAAMMVSISGSWQAPSSVSSRSWLFLVLSGLATGASWICYFRALKLGDAARVAPIDKLSVVFVAAFAVLFLGERLTLPNWLGVVMIAGGAVLVAYRA